The proteins below are encoded in one region of Pseudonocardia sp. DSM 110487:
- a CDS encoding isochorismate synthase MenF, whose translation MTIAPLPTGLGVRTRLVGDPGGLLELLPDDRNPLSWVRGSDGLVGWGEVARITVSGANRFAEADSWWRSFTEGLRVSDEVDLPGTGPVAFASFTFADSSPGSVLVVPRVLVGRRDGVAWITEFSHGDGPSAMRAVTPVRPSGTLRFADGLLPVAGYRKAVAEAVRRMRAGELDKAALAHDLLAVGDAPLDPRALLAGLARRYPTCWSYSVDRLVGATPEMLVRRVDGTVSSRVLAGTIWPGECDDLPGQLLGSAKDRHEHALAVDSLADALRPMCSSLDVPDTPSVIALRNVSHLASDVHGKLDPQSPASLLQLASAVHPTAAVGGTPRDAALALIAELEGMDRGRYAGPVGWMDGNGDGELGIALRCALLDGPTARLFAGCGIVADSDPDTEVREAAAKMVAVRDALEDTEPG comes from the coding sequence GTGACGATCGCCCCGCTACCGACCGGGTTGGGCGTGCGAACCAGGCTCGTCGGCGACCCGGGTGGCCTGCTCGAGCTGCTTCCGGACGACCGCAACCCGCTGTCGTGGGTGCGCGGGTCGGACGGTCTCGTCGGATGGGGTGAGGTCGCCCGCATCACCGTGTCGGGGGCGAACCGGTTCGCCGAGGCCGACTCGTGGTGGCGTTCCTTCACCGAGGGCCTGCGCGTCAGCGACGAGGTCGACCTGCCCGGCACCGGCCCGGTGGCGTTTGCCAGCTTCACGTTCGCCGACTCCTCGCCGGGGTCGGTCCTCGTCGTGCCGCGGGTGCTCGTCGGGCGCCGGGACGGCGTGGCGTGGATCACCGAGTTCTCGCACGGGGACGGCCCCTCGGCAATGCGGGCCGTCACCCCGGTGCGGCCGAGCGGCACCCTGCGATTCGCCGACGGGCTGCTTCCCGTGGCCGGCTACCGGAAGGCGGTGGCCGAGGCGGTCCGCCGGATGCGGGCGGGCGAGCTCGACAAGGCCGCGCTCGCCCACGACCTGCTCGCGGTGGGTGACGCCCCGCTCGACCCGCGGGCCCTGCTCGCAGGACTTGCCCGCCGCTATCCCACCTGCTGGTCCTATTCGGTGGACCGGCTCGTCGGCGCCACCCCCGAGATGCTGGTGCGCCGCGTGGACGGCACCGTGTCGTCGCGGGTTCTCGCGGGCACGATCTGGCCCGGCGAGTGCGACGACCTGCCGGGTCAGCTACTCGGGTCGGCCAAGGACCGGCACGAGCACGCGCTCGCCGTCGACTCGCTCGCCGACGCGCTCCGTCCGATGTGCAGCTCGCTCGACGTGCCGGACACGCCATCGGTGATCGCACTGCGCAACGTCTCGCACCTGGCCAGCGACGTGCACGGCAAGCTCGACCCGCAGTCACCGGCCTCGCTGCTGCAGCTCGCGTCGGCCGTGCACCCCACGGCCGCGGTCGGCGGCACCCCGCGCGACGCGGCACTCGCCCTCATCGCCGAGCTGGAGGGCATGGACCGCGGCCGCTACGCGGGCCCCGTCGGCTGGATGGACGGCAACGGCGACGGCGAGCTCGGCATCGCCCTGCGCTGCGCGCTCCTGGACGGGCCGACCGCGCGCCTGTTCGCAGGCTGCGGGATCGTCGCCGACTCCGATCCCGACACGGAGGTGCGGGAGGCCGCGGCGAAGATGGTCGCTGTCCGCGACGCTCTCGAGGACACCGAACCGGGCTGA
- a CDS encoding GntR family transcriptional regulator produces the protein MYMTGQVGFSKRSRLVEDLAERIRSGRLARGERLPGENQLAATYQVSRGTVRSALSELQRRNLIATETGVGSFVTFDGVALDQSVGWARALADAGSDVTVELLGVERGGPPELVDRHGPLVTIRRLRRSAADPVSLETSAVPAGGALADLPERGLVDGSITATLRAAGLSGTNGEQFIATAPLDGEAAALLERSAGELFLHSIRTTLTSEGALVEHVESLLDPARFRFHLTFGER, from the coding sequence ATGTACATGACTGGACAGGTGGGGTTCAGCAAACGATCCCGGCTGGTCGAGGACCTGGCCGAGCGGATCAGGTCGGGCCGGCTGGCGCGGGGCGAGCGGCTGCCGGGTGAGAACCAGCTGGCAGCCACGTACCAGGTCAGCCGCGGCACCGTCCGCAGCGCGCTGTCGGAGCTGCAGCGCCGCAACCTGATCGCCACCGAGACCGGCGTCGGATCGTTCGTCACGTTCGACGGGGTGGCGCTCGACCAGAGCGTCGGCTGGGCCCGCGCCCTCGCGGATGCCGGTTCGGACGTCACCGTGGAGCTGCTCGGCGTCGAGCGCGGTGGGCCCCCTGAGCTGGTCGATCGCCATGGCCCGCTCGTCACCATCAGGAGGCTGCGCCGCAGCGCGGCCGATCCGGTCTCGCTGGAGACCTCCGCCGTTCCCGCCGGGGGCGCGCTCGCCGACCTGCCAGAGCGCGGCCTCGTCGACGGCTCGATCACGGCGACGCTGCGGGCGGCCGGGCTGAGCGGCACGAACGGAGAGCAGTTCATCGCCACCGCCCCGCTCGACGGCGAGGCGGCCGCGCTGCTCGAACGTTCCGCAGGCGAGCTGTTCCTCCACTCCATCCGAACCACGCTGACCAGCGAAGGAGCCCTCGTCGAGCACGTCGAGAGCCTCCTGGACCCGGCCCGCTTCCGGTTCCACCTGACGTTCGGCGAGCGATGA
- a CDS encoding ADP-ribosylglycohydrolase family protein gives MTTERDRAIGALAGLAIGDALGMPTQSMSRERIASRYGRVTTLLDAAPDQPIAPGMPAGSITDDTEQALLLARLLIDGSGRVDAATFADALERWEADMVRRGSADLLGPSTKRAIQRLRAGEPPDEAGRDGTTNGAAMRVTPVGIAVPHIDEKALLDAVVEASRITHNSSIGIAAAAAVAAAVSAGVAGDDLCTALDAAERAAAAGAPRGHWAAGGDIAARIRWARGFVRGRDRADLADAVADVIGTSVAAQESVVAAFALAEALGGDPLEALTLAAEIGGDTDTIAAICGAVLGAHHGVGGLPADLLDTVARVNGLDMAPVADGLLELRHGSRP, from the coding sequence ATGACGACCGAGCGGGACCGGGCGATCGGGGCGCTGGCCGGCCTCGCCATCGGCGACGCGCTGGGCATGCCCACGCAGTCGATGTCGCGGGAGCGGATCGCGTCTCGGTACGGGCGCGTCACCACGCTGCTCGACGCCGCGCCCGACCAGCCGATCGCACCGGGCATGCCGGCAGGCTCGATCACCGACGACACGGAGCAGGCGCTTCTGCTCGCCCGGCTGCTGATCGACGGGTCAGGGCGCGTCGACGCGGCCACGTTCGCCGACGCACTGGAGCGGTGGGAGGCCGACATGGTCCGCCGGGGCTCCGCCGACCTGCTCGGACCGTCGACCAAGCGCGCGATCCAGCGGCTGCGGGCGGGCGAGCCACCGGACGAGGCGGGCCGCGACGGCACCACCAACGGCGCCGCGATGCGCGTGACGCCCGTGGGGATCGCCGTCCCCCACATCGACGAGAAGGCGCTGCTCGACGCGGTCGTGGAGGCCAGCCGGATCACCCACAACTCCTCGATCGGGATCGCAGCGGCCGCCGCGGTGGCAGCCGCCGTCTCCGCGGGCGTCGCGGGCGACGACCTGTGCACCGCCCTCGACGCAGCGGAGCGCGCGGCGGCTGCCGGCGCCCCGAGGGGCCACTGGGCCGCGGGCGGCGACATCGCGGCGCGCATCCGGTGGGCCCGCGGTTTCGTGCGCGGCCGGGACCGCGCCGATCTCGCCGACGCCGTCGCGGACGTGATCGGCACCTCGGTAGCGGCGCAGGAGTCGGTGGTGGCGGCGTTCGCGCTGGCCGAGGCGCTCGGCGGCGACCCACTCGAAGCGCTCACCCTCGCGGCCGAGATCGGCGGCGACACCGACACGATCGCCGCGATCTGCGGCGCCGTGCTCGGCGCGCACCACGGCGTTGGCGGGCTGCCCGCCGACCTGCTCGACACCGTCGCGCGGGTGAACGGCCTCGACATGGCACCCGTCGCCGACGGGCTGCTCGAACTCCGGCACGGGAGTCGACCATGA
- a CDS encoding cytosine permease produces the protein MTATSESTTTGRVEAALETRGIEPVPADERHGRPAQLFWVWFAANISILGLPLGATLVSLGLTVWQAVVVAAIGSVGSFAIVGAVSIAGRRGGAPGLTLSRAVFGARGNIGPTAVSLISRLGWETVNTTTAAFALLSLCTILFGAGPAATDHPWLTVACIAVFVLLTVVVSGLGHAVLVSVQRWATWVFGALNIVVGAFLVATVDWAAVGAATPAPVGTMIAGIGIIAAGTGIGWANASADVSRYQAPGVTAGSLVLSAAAGAGIPLVLLISLGGMLAAGDPTLADAGDPVAAIRAMLPAWMAVPYLVAAFGGLLLSNHLSVYSAGLTTLTLGLRMPRVYAVVVDVVVTFAGAIYFILVADDFYGPFIAFISLLAVPITAWVGVFATDMLRRDRYDPVALMDVRRTSAYWYRGGVEWRAVTAWAAAIVIGYLFVTAGPSDAPWFSGPLAGSWFGENGLGWVVTFVVAAGIYGVLGGARR, from the coding sequence ATGACCGCCACCAGCGAGAGCACCACAACCGGCAGAGTCGAAGCCGCGCTCGAGACGCGCGGCATCGAACCGGTGCCTGCCGACGAGCGCCACGGGCGCCCGGCCCAGCTGTTCTGGGTGTGGTTCGCCGCCAACATCTCGATCCTCGGGCTGCCGCTCGGCGCCACCCTCGTTTCGCTGGGGCTCACCGTCTGGCAGGCCGTGGTCGTCGCGGCCATCGGGTCCGTCGGCTCGTTCGCGATCGTCGGGGCGGTGTCGATCGCGGGCCGCCGCGGCGGCGCTCCCGGCCTGACGCTGTCGCGGGCCGTCTTCGGGGCGCGCGGCAACATCGGCCCCACAGCAGTCTCGCTGATCTCCCGGCTGGGCTGGGAGACCGTCAACACGACGACGGCGGCGTTCGCGCTGCTCTCGCTGTGCACGATCCTGTTCGGCGCCGGCCCCGCCGCCACCGACCACCCGTGGCTGACGGTCGCGTGCATCGCGGTGTTCGTGCTGCTCACGGTGGTGGTGTCGGGGCTGGGGCACGCCGTGCTCGTGTCCGTGCAGCGCTGGGCGACGTGGGTCTTCGGCGCGCTCAACATCGTGGTCGGCGCGTTCCTCGTCGCCACCGTCGACTGGGCGGCGGTCGGCGCGGCCACTCCCGCGCCCGTCGGCACGATGATCGCGGGCATCGGCATCATCGCGGCCGGCACCGGCATCGGGTGGGCGAACGCCTCGGCCGACGTCTCGCGCTACCAGGCACCAGGCGTGACGGCAGGCTCGCTCGTGCTCTCCGCGGCCGCCGGCGCCGGCATCCCGCTGGTGCTGCTGATCTCGCTGGGCGGCATGCTCGCCGCCGGCGACCCGACGCTCGCCGACGCGGGCGACCCGGTGGCCGCCATCCGCGCCATGCTGCCGGCCTGGATGGCGGTGCCGTACCTCGTGGCGGCGTTCGGTGGGCTGCTGCTGTCCAACCACCTGTCCGTCTACTCCGCGGGGCTCACCACGCTGACGCTTGGCCTGCGGATGCCGCGGGTATACGCCGTGGTCGTCGACGTGGTGGTGACGTTCGCGGGGGCGATCTACTTCATCCTCGTCGCCGACGACTTCTACGGCCCGTTCATCGCGTTCATCAGCCTCCTGGCCGTCCCGATCACGGCGTGGGTCGGGGTGTTCGCCACCGACATGCTCCGGCGCGACCGCTACGACCCGGTCGCGCTGATGGACGTGCGCCGGACCAGCGCGTACTGGTACCGCGGTGGCGTCGAGTGGCGCGCGGTCACGGCATGGGCCGCGGCGATCGTCATCGGCTACTTGTTCGTCACCGCGGGCCCGTCGGACGCGCCGTGGTTCAGCGGCCCGCTCGCCGGGAGCTGGTTCGGCGAGAACGGCCTCGGCTGGGTGGTCACCTTCGTCGTCGCCGCGGGGATCTACGGCGTGCTGGGCGGGGCCCGGCGATGA
- a CDS encoding PfkB family carbohydrate kinase, giving the protein MTGRLIHTGQVILDLVMRVKGLPPVGGDVFASHTDLQPGGGFNVMAAAARAGAEVVYAGGHGDGRFGDLARAALAAEGITAALPPAPGADTGICVVLVDGTGERTFVTGSGAESSVDAAALAAVPVTAADVVYVSGYSLLVPDKAAVLLDRLENLDGPTVLVDPGPLVGEIDIAAWSRLLERTSILSTNAREARILTGETDRWDASAKLARRVPASAAVIVRDGAAGCLVTRDGTTTHVPGIPVEAVDTTGAGDAHCGVLAAELLRGTDLAAAATRANAAAALAVTRPGPATAPTRAEVDLLLATTTS; this is encoded by the coding sequence ATGACCGGCCGGCTGATCCACACCGGCCAGGTCATCCTCGACCTCGTGATGCGGGTGAAGGGGCTCCCACCGGTCGGCGGGGACGTGTTCGCCTCGCACACCGACCTCCAGCCCGGCGGCGGGTTCAACGTCATGGCGGCGGCCGCGCGGGCAGGAGCCGAGGTCGTGTACGCGGGCGGGCACGGCGACGGCCGGTTCGGCGACCTCGCGCGGGCCGCGCTGGCCGCCGAGGGCATCACGGCCGCGCTCCCACCCGCACCGGGCGCGGACACCGGGATCTGCGTCGTGCTCGTGGATGGCACCGGCGAACGCACGTTCGTGACGGGCAGCGGGGCCGAGTCGAGCGTCGACGCAGCGGCACTCGCCGCCGTGCCGGTCACCGCTGCCGACGTCGTCTACGTGAGCGGATACAGCCTGCTCGTGCCGGACAAGGCAGCCGTGCTGCTCGACCGGCTCGAGAACCTCGACGGACCGACGGTGCTCGTCGACCCTGGCCCGCTCGTCGGGGAGATCGACATCGCCGCATGGAGCCGGCTGCTGGAACGCACGTCGATCCTGTCCACGAACGCCCGCGAAGCACGCATCCTCACCGGCGAGACCGACCGGTGGGATGCGTCGGCGAAGCTCGCCCGGCGCGTTCCCGCATCAGCGGCCGTGATCGTCCGGGACGGCGCGGCCGGCTGCCTCGTCACCCGCGACGGCACCACGACCCACGTCCCGGGCATCCCGGTGGAGGCCGTGGACACCACTGGCGCGGGCGACGCGCACTGCGGCGTGCTCGCCGCCGAGCTGCTGCGCGGGACGGACCTCGCCGCCGCCGCGACCCGCGCGAACGCCGCGGCCGCACTGGCGGTGACGCGTCCCGGCCCCGCCACCGCCCCCACCCGCGCCGAGGTAGACCTGCTACTCGCCACGACCACCTCGTGA
- the menD gene encoding 2-succinyl-5-enolpyruvyl-6-hydroxy-3-cyclohexene-1-carboxylic-acid synthase, whose product MNPSTTHARLVVDELIRCGVTDAVLCPGSRNAPMSFALHAADAAGRLRLHVRIDERTAGFLALGLALRSGRPVPVCTTSGTAVANLHPAVLEASYAGVPLLVLSADRPPDLIGTGASQTIEQAGLFGGAVRLAVNAGVGGDPARVRSFVDRLVAAATGAPPGPAHLNLPFADPLVPDGPGEAPAGRADGGPWTRVTPAARQADPLPLDPSAPTLVIAGHGAPDDLLDLPVPVVAEPASAAWPAAVRTGPWLLGASAALRPAQVVVAGRPTLHRSVQRLLADPGVAVHALADPRGMPWTDVPGSVRAVGSLPPLRPDRSWTDRWRAADAAAADALDKAFDDPAAPGGLRLARELVAALPPGAQLVLGSSNPVRDVSLAAVPRPDLTVLANRGVAGIDGTVSTAVGAALVHDGPAFALLGDLTLLHDTTGLVLGPDEPRPDLTIVVLNDEGGGIFTLLEQGDPVHAAAFERVFGTPHGVDLAALCAATGTGHALVELPDLAEALVPAPGLRVVEVRADRRELREGHAQLRDAIDAALAHGS is encoded by the coding sequence GTGAACCCGTCGACGACCCATGCGCGGCTGGTCGTCGACGAGCTGATCCGCTGCGGCGTCACCGACGCCGTGCTGTGCCCCGGCTCGCGCAACGCGCCGATGTCGTTCGCGCTGCACGCGGCGGACGCGGCCGGTCGGCTGCGGCTGCACGTCCGGATCGACGAGCGCACGGCCGGCTTCCTCGCGCTCGGGCTCGCGTTGCGGTCGGGGCGCCCGGTACCGGTCTGCACGACGTCGGGCACGGCCGTGGCGAACCTGCATCCGGCGGTGCTGGAGGCGTCGTACGCGGGCGTTCCGCTGCTGGTGCTGAGCGCCGACCGGCCGCCCGACCTGATCGGCACCGGCGCCAGCCAGACGATCGAGCAGGCCGGGCTGTTCGGCGGCGCGGTACGGCTGGCCGTCAACGCCGGGGTGGGCGGCGACCCCGCCCGGGTGCGCTCGTTCGTCGACCGGCTGGTCGCGGCGGCCACCGGCGCCCCGCCCGGCCCCGCGCACCTGAACCTTCCCTTCGCCGATCCACTGGTGCCCGACGGCCCCGGCGAGGCTCCGGCGGGTCGGGCGGACGGCGGCCCGTGGACGCGGGTGACGCCCGCCGCCCGGCAAGCGGATCCGCTGCCGCTCGACCCGTCGGCCCCGACGCTCGTCATCGCCGGTCACGGCGCGCCGGACGACCTTCTCGACCTGCCGGTCCCCGTGGTCGCAGAGCCCGCGTCGGCCGCATGGCCGGCCGCGGTGCGCACCGGCCCGTGGTTGCTCGGGGCCTCAGCCGCGTTGCGGCCTGCCCAGGTCGTCGTGGCGGGCCGCCCCACGCTGCACCGCTCGGTCCAGCGGCTCCTCGCCGACCCGGGCGTCGCGGTCCACGCGCTCGCCGACCCTCGCGGCATGCCGTGGACGGACGTGCCGGGCAGCGTCCGCGCGGTCGGGAGCCTCCCGCCGCTGCGTCCCGACCGGTCGTGGACGGATCGGTGGCGCGCCGCGGACGCCGCGGCCGCGGACGCCCTCGACAAGGCCTTCGACGACCCCGCCGCCCCCGGCGGGCTGCGCCTCGCCCGGGAGCTGGTGGCCGCGCTGCCGCCCGGCGCGCAGCTGGTGCTCGGCTCGTCCAACCCGGTGCGCGACGTGTCGCTCGCGGCCGTGCCGCGCCCGGACCTCACGGTGCTCGCGAACCGGGGTGTCGCCGGTATCGACGGCACGGTCTCCACGGCGGTCGGCGCCGCCCTCGTGCACGACGGCCCCGCGTTCGCCCTGCTCGGTGACCTGACGCTCCTGCACGACACCACCGGCCTCGTCCTCGGACCCGACGAGCCCCGCCCCGACCTCACGATCGTCGTCCTCAACGACGAAGGCGGCGGCATATTCACCCTGCTCGAGCAGGGTGACCCGGTGCACGCCGCCGCGTTCGAGCGGGTCTTCGGCACGCCGCACGGTGTCGACCTGGCCGCCCTGTGCGCGGCGACCGGCACCGGTCACGCCCTGGTGGAGCTGCCGGATCTCGCCGAGGCGCTGGTCCCGGCACCCGGGCTGCGGGTCGTCGAGGTGCGGGCCGATCGCCGCGAGCTACGCGAGGGCCACGCACAACTGCGCGATGCGATCGACGCGGCGTTGGCCCATGGGTCGTGA
- a CDS encoding PIG-L deacetylase family protein: MSDHFQPFPEDFERGLAVVAHPDDLEYGGAAAIARWTAQGRHIAYLLATRGEAGIDTLPPAECGPLREAEQRAAAAEVGVEVVEFLDHPDGLITYGVPLRRDIAAAIRRHRPDVVITVNHHDTFPGGHYNMADHRAVGQAALDAVRDAANRWLFPEVGEPWNGVRQVLVLASPLAGHAVDIAEQFDRGVASLRAHKAYLDALGGPMSDPEAFLRESAEEAAAHLPGSRLATAFQVIAT; the protein is encoded by the coding sequence ATGTCCGATCATTTCCAGCCATTCCCGGAGGATTTCGAGCGCGGGCTCGCCGTCGTCGCCCATCCGGACGACCTCGAGTACGGCGGCGCGGCCGCCATCGCGCGCTGGACAGCACAGGGCCGCCACATCGCCTACCTCCTTGCCACCCGCGGAGAAGCGGGAATCGACACCCTCCCGCCCGCGGAGTGCGGGCCGTTGCGGGAGGCCGAGCAGCGTGCGGCGGCAGCCGAGGTCGGGGTCGAGGTCGTGGAGTTCCTCGACCATCCGGACGGGCTGATCACCTACGGCGTGCCGCTGCGCCGCGACATCGCGGCCGCGATCCGCCGGCACCGGCCCGACGTGGTGATCACGGTCAACCACCACGACACCTTCCCGGGCGGGCACTACAACATGGCCGACCACCGCGCGGTCGGCCAGGCCGCCCTCGACGCCGTGCGGGACGCGGCGAACCGGTGGCTCTTCCCCGAGGTCGGCGAGCCGTGGAACGGCGTACGCCAGGTACTGGTGCTGGCATCGCCGCTCGCCGGCCACGCCGTGGACATCGCGGAGCAGTTCGACCGCGGGGTGGCCTCGCTGCGGGCCCACAAGGCCTACCTCGATGCGCTCGGCGGTCCCATGAGCGACCCGGAGGCGTTCCTGCGCGAGAGCGCCGAGGAGGCGGCCGCCCACCTGCCCGGCTCCCGCCTCGCCACGGCCTTCCAGGTCATCGCCACATAG
- a CDS encoding glycogen debranching N-terminal domain-containing protein has translation MTATRPATDRPGETILDHLLTVLAAPAELLSDPDGQVRSEGAQGFYVGDTRYCNRLEIGVDGVDLRFAAAGLDGAGRAWFEGELPGVQVRRERRIADRTAVEEITLHNSASAPVDLRLVLLARSDMSATPVVKSGAPLTEVPPTVHGSEIRWSRGDVAASLTSAPPPGEIGTDGPDAVLTWPLCLAPGERWMLHITLAPSQAGPEDFRPAAPLEWRLDENAAGGERASLVRRSLADLEGLLLADPIDPADRFAAAGSPWFCTLFGRDSLWTARMMLPLSTELAGGTLRVLARRQGQVSNPRGEEEPGKIIHEFRPNGLQAGGLDLPPSYYGTVDATPLWCCLLHDAWRAGLPEAEVAALLPHLEAALGWIKRTAGDYGFLSYRRTSGSGLANQGWKDSPGAVRWADGTIAAQPLALCEVQGYAYAAARGGAALLAAFDRPGADEWAQWADRLAALFRATYWIDDLDGRYPAIALDGHGRAVTGPASNMAHLLTTGILDADEAQLVADRLARPDLDGGRGLRTLSSTNGGYDPLTYHRGSVWPHDTAIAVLGLAGIGRHGIARSLGEGLVAAARDFDDRLPELYAEIDGEAVSYPTACRPQAWAAAGALAVVSYLDAGVVPAWATPQ, from the coding sequence ATGACCGCCACACGACCGGCCACGGACCGGCCCGGCGAGACCATCCTCGACCACCTCCTCACGGTGCTCGCCGCGCCTGCGGAGCTGCTCTCCGACCCCGACGGCCAGGTCCGTTCCGAGGGCGCGCAGGGCTTCTACGTGGGTGACACCCGCTACTGCAATCGCCTGGAGATCGGCGTCGATGGCGTCGATCTCCGGTTCGCGGCGGCCGGCCTCGATGGGGCCGGCCGCGCGTGGTTCGAGGGCGAGTTGCCCGGCGTGCAGGTGCGCCGGGAGCGCCGGATCGCCGACCGCACCGCGGTCGAGGAGATCACGCTGCACAACTCCGCGAGCGCCCCCGTCGACCTGCGGCTCGTCCTGCTCGCGCGCAGCGACATGTCCGCCACCCCGGTCGTGAAGTCCGGCGCGCCGCTCACCGAGGTGCCACCCACCGTTCACGGAAGCGAGATCCGCTGGTCCCGCGGAGACGTGGCCGCGTCACTCACCTCGGCACCGCCCCCGGGCGAGATCGGCACCGATGGCCCCGACGCCGTCCTGACCTGGCCGTTGTGTCTCGCGCCTGGCGAGCGCTGGATGCTGCACATCACCCTCGCGCCGTCGCAGGCCGGACCGGAGGACTTCCGGCCTGCCGCCCCGCTCGAATGGCGGCTGGACGAGAACGCAGCGGGAGGGGAGCGCGCCAGCCTGGTCCGGCGCAGCCTCGCCGATCTCGAAGGCCTGCTGCTCGCCGACCCGATCGACCCTGCCGACCGGTTCGCCGCGGCGGGAAGCCCCTGGTTCTGCACGCTGTTCGGACGCGACTCGCTCTGGACGGCGCGGATGATGCTGCCGCTGTCCACCGAGCTCGCGGGCGGCACGCTGCGCGTGCTTGCGCGGCGTCAGGGCCAGGTCAGCAACCCGCGCGGCGAGGAAGAACCCGGCAAGATCATCCACGAGTTCCGGCCGAACGGGCTGCAGGCAGGCGGGCTCGATCTGCCGCCGAGCTACTACGGCACGGTCGACGCCACCCCGCTGTGGTGCTGCCTGCTGCACGACGCATGGCGGGCCGGACTGCCCGAGGCCGAGGTCGCCGCGCTGCTCCCGCACCTGGAGGCCGCGCTCGGCTGGATCAAGCGCACCGCGGGGGACTACGGCTTCCTCAGCTACCGCCGCACGTCGGGCAGTGGCCTGGCCAACCAGGGCTGGAAGGACTCCCCGGGCGCGGTGCGCTGGGCCGACGGCACGATCGCCGCCCAGCCGCTCGCGCTGTGCGAGGTGCAGGGCTACGCGTATGCGGCCGCCCGCGGCGGAGCCGCGCTGCTCGCGGCGTTCGACCGGCCGGGCGCGGACGAGTGGGCGCAATGGGCCGACCGGCTGGCCGCCCTGTTCCGCGCGACGTACTGGATCGACGACCTGGACGGCCGCTACCCGGCCATCGCGCTCGACGGGCACGGCCGGGCGGTCACCGGACCGGCGTCCAACATGGCCCACCTGCTGACCACCGGGATCCTCGACGCAGACGAGGCCCAGCTCGTCGCCGACCGGCTCGCTCGCCCCGATCTCGACGGCGGCCGTGGCCTGCGCACCCTCTCGAGCACCAACGGCGGCTACGACCCGCTGACCTACCACCGCGGCTCCGTGTGGCCGCACGACACGGCGATCGCCGTGCTCGGCCTCGCCGGCATCGGTCGGCACGGGATCGCCCGCTCGCTCGGCGAGGGGCTGGTCGCCGCGGCCCGTGACTTCGACGACCGGCTGCCCGAGCTCTACGCCGAGATCGACGGCGAGGCCGTCAGCTACCCCACGGCCTGCCGCCCCCAGGCATGGGCCGCGGCCGGCGCGCTCGCGGTGGTGTCCTACCTCGACGCAGGCGTCGTCCCCGCATGGGCCACGCCGCAGTAG
- a CDS encoding ROK family transcriptional regulator → MSVIDPERVASGNPVSAGRLLLLVRRGIATTRRELIRVTGLSRSTVTQRVDALLGAGLLRESAGEAEGRGRPAGALSFDDAFGHVLVAGVHRDRVELTAVDLAGRELRRRVFDMPVTAGPEPVLGAVETELDRLLADSGIDPARTVALGVGVPGPVDVAVGRVMQPPVMPGWHDYPLRDRLAERMGVPVFVENDANLMALGEQRANWPSVPSLLLVTVGSGIGAGIVIDGRLYRGIDGGAGDIGHIRMYGHEERCACGAVGCLAAVASGDALARRLAAMGKDVSGVDDVRRLVHEGDPDAIAAVRTAGQLAGEVLTTVVSVLNPEILVLAGQMSQTNEYFVTGMRELIYQRSLPRATRRLRVVSTTLGERASVVGMTELAVDEVFAPDAVDARLGTPR, encoded by the coding sequence GTGTCCGTGATCGACCCGGAGCGGGTCGCGTCCGGCAACCCGGTCTCGGCGGGCCGGCTGCTGCTGCTCGTCCGGCGGGGCATCGCGACCACCCGCCGCGAGCTGATCCGGGTCACCGGGCTGTCGCGGTCGACGGTCACACAGCGGGTGGACGCGCTGCTCGGCGCGGGGCTGCTGCGCGAGTCCGCCGGTGAGGCCGAGGGTCGTGGCCGGCCGGCAGGCGCCCTCTCGTTCGACGATGCCTTCGGGCATGTCCTCGTCGCGGGCGTGCACCGTGACCGGGTCGAGCTCACCGCCGTCGACCTGGCAGGGCGGGAGCTGCGCCGGCGGGTGTTCGACATGCCGGTCACGGCCGGGCCGGAACCCGTGCTCGGCGCGGTCGAGACCGAGCTGGACCGGCTACTCGCCGACTCGGGCATCGACCCGGCTCGCACCGTGGCGCTCGGCGTGGGTGTGCCCGGACCGGTTGACGTCGCCGTCGGACGGGTCATGCAGCCGCCCGTGATGCCCGGATGGCACGACTACCCGCTGCGCGACCGGCTCGCCGAGCGAATGGGCGTGCCGGTCTTCGTCGAGAACGACGCCAACCTGATGGCACTCGGCGAGCAGCGCGCCAACTGGCCGAGCGTGCCGTCGCTGCTGCTCGTCACCGTCGGCAGCGGCATCGGCGCCGGGATCGTCATCGACGGGCGGCTCTACCGCGGCATCGACGGCGGGGCCGGCGACATCGGCCACATCCGGATGTACGGCCACGAGGAGCGGTGTGCGTGCGGCGCGGTGGGGTGCCTCGCCGCCGTCGCGTCCGGGGACGCGCTCGCGCGCCGGCTCGCCGCCATGGGAAAGGACGTCTCCGGGGTCGACGACGTACGGCGCCTCGTCCACGAGGGCGACCCCGACGCGATCGCGGCCGTCCGGACGGCGGGCCAGCTCGCGGGTGAGGTGCTCACCACCGTCGTCTCGGTGCTGAACCCCGAGATCCTCGTGCTCGCGGGCCAGATGTCCCAGACGAACGAGTACTTCGTCACGGGCATGCGCGAGCTGATCTACCAGCGCTCACTGCCCAGGGCCACCCGCCGCCTCCGCGTGGTGAGCACGACGCTCGGCGAGCGTGCGTCCGTGGTGGGGATGACGGAGCTGGCGGTCGACGAGGTCTTCGCCCCCGATGCCGTCGACGCCCGCCTCGGCACCCCCCGCTGA